The Hordeum vulgare subsp. vulgare chromosome 7H, MorexV3_pseudomolecules_assembly, whole genome shotgun sequence DNA window ggtaatacaacatcacaacaagcctcgaaagcaatgtgactaaagagttagtcacgggatcttgtatagtggaacgagtaaagagactttctggtaacgagattgaactaggtgtggagataccaacgatcgaatcttgggcaagtaacataccgatggacaaagggaatagcatacggggttaactgaatccttgacatagagcttcgaccgataaagatcttcgtagaatatgtaggaaccaatatgggcatccaggtccagctattggttattgacacgAGAGTGtcgcagtcatgtctgcatagttctcgagcccgtagggtctgcacacttaaggttcggtgatgtttcaatattattgagttatgtatgttggtgaccgaaggttgttcggagttccggataagATCACGAACATGACGGGGAGCTCTGGAATAGTgcggatgtaaagattgatatatgggataatAGTGTTTGGTCTCCGGAAGGGTTTCGAAATTCATCGAAAGGGGTTTCGTAtgtttcccgaaatgttcggatacaAGAAAACTTTATTTGGGCCAAGGGCTAAAGACCACGAGGCTTTAGGAAGGTGCAAAAGGAGTGTTGTGAAGGTCAGGGGGCGAGACGCCAGGGACCCTGACGTCTGGGGCCAGACGCCAAGAACCCTGGCATCTGGTCGTGGAGTCTGAGGAGGACTCTTGCCTTGCGTGTCAAACTGACTTTGAGGAGGCTCTTTCTCCAAGAAACGACCCTAGGGCTCAACATATAAATAGAGGGGCAGGGTTAGCACCCAGAACACATCAAGATTTTCCCAAGCCGTGTGCCGGCAACCCAAACCCTCTAGTTCATCCTCCGTCATAGTTGATGTGTGCGTGTATGTGCTATTTAAGATGATGTACTCATGTTAGTTTAGAAGGGGCCTGGAAGAGAGATGTAGTCTCCGCCGGACCTTAGTTTGTGGCCGGTCTGCAGGAGAGCTCTTTGGTAGTGTGCGTGTGTGCGATTTCCATGAGGAGTATGATGCCGGAGTTAGTCTCCATGCCATGTAGTCTTCCATGTATGATGTCGGTATGTGCCGAGCCGAGTTTAGTTGATGGAAGCTAACATACAAGCCGTTCAGTGGCCGGGGCATTCTTCGTCATAACCACAGTGTTTTTGTTCATCTTCTTCTATCTTCGTCCCATGTTCGTCATTGGAGGACTACTCGGCGTTCGTCGCCACTGGGTTTGTCCCAACAGGCATATCACTATTTAaagtttgaacctcttcaaacccacttttttcatttttatcattagaatcatcaccctccaagctctATTTTAGTTGATgccttctagctaaagttgactcatctccattcCTTTTATAATCTATTTTCAAATtagtaaacaaatattcaatgtgAGAAGTataaatcattttaagatcttcatcatgattacgatTAAAAAAACTGaatggaagagctttttctaagaTTTCTCGTCTCTCTCTCAACATGGCGTTCCTCTCCTTGCTCTCATTAAAAGATATTTTAATATTTTAATATACTCTTAATATCATGCTTTGATGGTAAATTTTTATTTTAATTGAATTCTCGTTTGGGTCTCAACCGGGCGAGTATTATGAGCAAGAAAATTCAACAGTGTTCTAGTAAGGCTCGGATTTGATTAAAATATGGCTTGCCATGGAAATAACCCTCAAAACATTCCATGGGCACGGAGATGAAATTGCAAAAAATCTCTACTACTTGAAgaaaataagtgagttttctcacACCACCTTTGGTCCAACTTTCCACTCCCAACATTTTTTCCTGATTTTTCAACCTCTTTTGGTTTTCATCAAACCGATAATGGGTAATTCAGTAAAACAGATCATCAGTAGTATAGCAAAATCCATGGTTCGTAAGGCTGCccataatgggagtatcataggtagtatcatgcatgtcaactaagTAATTTTGATAAAGTGGCATACaattaaatgaaaaaagagagggttgagtatcatattatgatatcgtatcatattaaatgatgtgatactatgtgtcttgcatggcaataaataaaCTACCTTataatactaacatatgatactatgcattacggatgtggtatcatacattagtgtcatatgcatgatactaatatatgatactacccattacaaccagcctaaagTAAATTGTTTCTTATGACAAAACCTGATACCTATCTTTGGTAACTGAATAAATAGCAATAAATTCAGGCCAGGAAGTAAATAAATGTCACTCAACCTCTTATATTTGGTAACCCAATAAAGTGAATTAATCATGGGCATATAGGTCTAAGTTTAAGAAATGGCTGAAAATCTATATTTTACAACCAAAACAATAATTTATTTTCTCTCTTTGCTTTGCATCAAGATTTGTCATGTATGGTCCTTTTATTGTGATAAGCAATATTTGGCCCtggcccgtggcaacgcacgagcACATATCTAGTATATTAAAAAAATAGAGAGGCCTATATCTCAGCCTCTCCATCATGAGAAATAAACATGCGTCCACTAAATTGATTTCTCACTCGCTGAAAAAAGAACGAAGATCAACCAGTACCAATATTTATTTGAAAGGAAAATTAACTAGGATAAGAAAGGACAAATGCATACCGAATAATCAATTGATTGACTGACTTGTTATTTTTGACAGCAGGTCCAACCGTAAATTACAATGCGCATTATATAAGCGCACAATACATATGGCATATCCTGTCATGTCATTCCCCAGCCAGAGAAATCAAAATGGAAAGAGGAGAAAAGATGGGCAAGAGAGTCAACTAGTCAGCAGCACCAAAGAATCGTTCCTCAAGTACCCACGAATTCAATCCATCGATCGGGGGTCGGCCTGCTTAAATTGATCAGCTACAGAATTAATTATTAATCAGTAGTTCTTGGAGACGACGGCGGTGGTGAGCGCCTGCCTGAACTTATGGACAGCGCAGGGGACGCGGAGGATGCCCTCCTGCTTGTACCCGAACTCCTGCGCCGCCATGTCCAGCAGAGCTGCCAGCGACGGGTGCCGTAGCGCCTCCACCCGCACCACGAACCGCTCGCTTTCCTTGCCCTTGTCGCCGTCGCCCACCACCAGCACCGGCACACACCCGCGCGGCACGCCGCCGCTGCCGTCGCTCACCCGGTCCGAGAAGCTCAGCCGCCGGATCAGCTCCCTCATCGTAGGTAGATCGCTGACCAACGAACTGACCACGTCGGAGATAGTATATGTTAGCTAGCTGCTAGCTAGATCTTTGGTTTCGACCGATGTGAATGCACATGTGCCGTGTTTGTGATTCTTGGCGTTGGCTTGGGGCTCTCTCCTTTTATAGCCGATGGAATGTTTGATTGGATCATGAGTCCTCCAGAGCGTGTGGtgagagagcgagagcgagagcgagagcgagagatgtGGCGGGTAGAGGGAGGAATGGAGCGTTTACTGTTCTGTGgtgagagagcgagagagggggAGATGTGGCGGGTAGAGAGAGGAATGGAGCGTTTACTGTTCTGTGGTGGCGTTTCAGTCGTGATTGGGGTCAACCTCGCTACTCGGTTCAAACATGTTGGCTGTCGTCTCATCAGCATCGTTGAAAGTTAAGACCATGGAATTTGGTTAGCTACAAGGCATTACAGTACAAATACTACTGTCCTCGATTGCCCATCTAGTAGCTAATAAGACTCGGCTGGTCAGTGTGCTAGTAGAATTTTAAAAGTTGAAACAGCTTGTGCATGGGCATAGATTTAATTTATTTTGCAGGGATGTGACAAGAAGAATTTGTGCTTCTTCTAGAGGTATCTTCCTAAGAGTGCGAATTAGACATGCACCAACGTTTTGTTTAACAAAATAAACAATATATTAATGTACATATATACAAAAAAGATGCCCATAAATCCTGTGATATTACGCAGAGTTTCGTACAAGCGCAAGCGTACAATTGAAATATGCATGTGCATGCATGATCCAATTATACAGATTATGTATACTAACTTTTTTTTGAGTGGATTATGTGTGCTAACTAACCACCCTTGAAAATTAAGAAGAGTCCCTCTCTGACGTTGACAAGACAATTTCGTTATGGATTAATTAGTTTGAAATTGAATCAAACCTAGCAACTACAAGACGGTGCCACACGTATGCATGTATGTTTGTGTTCTGCCCTACAAATTCTTCTTTTCCTTGGTGTGTGGTGGACTTTGAGGTTTGTGATTAACATGCATATGATGCAAAGTGGTATTCTATGGTGGGCTAGGATTTGAAATCGCTATTGAGCAGGGACCGCGGATGATCTTTACATGATCAACCAACGAAATTGATCATCTTTTGCCAGGATAAGGCACTCTAGAGACTCGATTGAGGAATAAGTCAGATGAACATTTAGTTTTTTATTCCTACAAGGAAGGGGCTTGAGTTTGAGTAACGGATtacaaagaatatatatatatatatatattgtgtacaTCATTCCAATTGTAAATAAACCGTTGTGTACATCATTCGATGCAAAGGTCGATGGGTATTTCCTCTTCTAAGAAAAAGTATGTATTGCAATATTGCACCAAATTTTCCAATAGAAGTAAAGCTAGAATTTCACTATCATAGAATCTTGTGCCGTGCTGAAATGTTGTCCACGGTCGTCCGCCACTAAGGCAACACCGAAGAGACAACTTGCCATCGTTTGATGGAGGAGACGAGGACCCAGTAATGTCGGTGTTGAGAGAAGGCAAGAGAATCGCCTGACGATCGCCTCTCTCTGGAGTTGTTTCCAGGAGTCGAACGAAGTGGTATGAGTTTGGGTTCCTACTACTTGGGAAAAAAAATCTCGGTAGGGAACTCCCTTGTCTCCTTTCTTTTATTTAAAAGAGATAGACGTGCATGAGTGTCACATACTCACATAATGACGTGTAAGTAGAACAAGAGGCCGATTTGTTCATCGTTGCACCACAATAGGTTTTGCAAACAATGGGCAACATTCATAAATACGACCACATGAAGTTCGTGCAAAAAAGTTGTAGAGGAACAAAAATCCTTGAAATGCCGCAACAATAGACCGTCAGACGGCGGAGATGGCAATTCCACCAAGTAAACGGTGGAGGGAAATTATGCCGACCAAGCTAACAATCCTGCTCGCAAAGGACCCAAAGAAGACATCAAGGAACACGATCTTTGTGCCAACGATGCACTTGGAGTCTTGCCGACATGCAACACAAATTGTTAACCCGTTGTCCATGTGAATGGCATGGGCGCCAGAAGACTTTTATTTCAGATAATCCCCTCACCATCATCGAAGTAACCACGAGAGATACTAGCTGCAGGTAGGATATCTTACTTTCTTTATTAGTATCCGGTtgttaactactccctccgttctaaaataaatgtctcaactttgtactagctctagtataaaattatactaagcttgagacagttattttacgacggagggagtactaactaGTGCTACCTTCATTCCAAAATAGTTGTATTGTTTTTGGTTTGTCCCAAGTCCAACTAATTTCAAGTTTGACCAAGTCTACCGAAAAAAAATAT harbors:
- the LOC123411938 gene encoding auxin-responsive protein SAUR71-like, whose protein sequence is MRELIRRLSFSDRVSDGSGGVPRGCVPVLVVGDGDKGKESERFVVRVEALRHPSLAALLDMAAQEFGYKQEGILRVPCAVHKFRQALTTAVVSKNY